In a single window of the Arachis hypogaea cultivar Tifrunner chromosome 6, arahy.Tifrunner.gnm2.J5K5, whole genome shotgun sequence genome:
- the LOC112756025 gene encoding K(+) efflux antiporter 3, chloroplastic isoform X1, which translates to MLYLWFAYSRRHNTHQTPPLPASAAAPHILGGTNYQYHHPVKFRRERTRTRATLDDTEIGQLSSTTLLVEDDKPSKVLANFLSNPLASGGDSDAAGWPYLAFDLDPALVNAAKKAGFPIHYGDGSHPAVLQSVGISSPKAIMVMFTGKEKTAETVQRLRFTYPAIPIYARAKDLEHLLDLKKAGATDAVLENAEISLQLGSKLMKGFGVMSDDLA; encoded by the exons ATGCTCTATCTCTGGTTCGCCTACTCTCGCCGCCACAACACGCATCAGACGCCGCCGCTCCCTGCGTCCGCCGCCGCTCCTCACATTCTCGGAGGAACGAACTATCAGTATCACCACCCTGTTAAATTTCGCAGAGAAAGAACGAGAACCAGAGCGACCCTTGATGACACTGAAATAGGACAACTTTCCTCAACCACACTTCTTGTTGAGGACGACAAACCCAGCAAG GTCCTTGCAAATTTCCTTTCCAATCCGTTGGCTTCAGGAGGAGACAGTGATGCTGCAGGATGGCCTTATTTGGCTTTTGATCTTGACCCCGCACTAGTAAAT GCTGCTAAAAAAGCCGGCTTTCCAATTCACTATGGGGATGGATCACATCCTGCTGTTCTTCAGTCGGTCGGTATCTCTTCTCCAAAAGCTATTATGGTTATGTTCACCGGAAAGGAAAAGACAGCGGAAACTGTTCAGAGGCTACGGTTTACTTACCCTGCA ATCCCAATCTATGCCAGAGCTAAAGATCTTGAGCATCTTTTAGATCTGAAGAAAGCAGGTGCAACAGATGCCGTTTTGGAAAATGCAGAG ATTAGCTTACAGCTGGGTTCTAAGCTTATGAAAGGTTTCGGAGTGATGTCGGATGACCTAGCATAA
- the LOC112756025 gene encoding K(+) efflux antiporter 3, chloroplastic isoform X3 — MLIFTAEVLANFLSNPLASGGDSDAAGWPYLAFDLDPALVNAAKKAGFPIHYGDGSHPAVLQSVGISSPKAIMVMFTGKEKTAETVQRLRFTYPAIPIYARAKDLEHLLDLKKAGATDAVLENAEISLQLGSKLMKGFGVMSDDLA; from the exons ATGCTAATTTTCACCGCTGAG GTCCTTGCAAATTTCCTTTCCAATCCGTTGGCTTCAGGAGGAGACAGTGATGCTGCAGGATGGCCTTATTTGGCTTTTGATCTTGACCCCGCACTAGTAAAT GCTGCTAAAAAAGCCGGCTTTCCAATTCACTATGGGGATGGATCACATCCTGCTGTTCTTCAGTCGGTCGGTATCTCTTCTCCAAAAGCTATTATGGTTATGTTCACCGGAAAGGAAAAGACAGCGGAAACTGTTCAGAGGCTACGGTTTACTTACCCTGCA ATCCCAATCTATGCCAGAGCTAAAGATCTTGAGCATCTTTTAGATCTGAAGAAAGCAGGTGCAACAGATGCCGTTTTGGAAAATGCAGAG ATTAGCTTACAGCTGGGTTCTAAGCTTATGAAAGGTTTCGGAGTGATGTCGGATGACCTAGCATAA
- the LOC112756025 gene encoding K(+) efflux antiporter 3, chloroplastic isoform X2, with translation MLYLWFAYSRRHNTHQTPPLPASAAAPHILGGTNYQYHHPVKFRRERTRTRATLDDTEIGQLSSTTLLVEDDKPSKAAKKAGFPIHYGDGSHPAVLQSVGISSPKAIMVMFTGKEKTAETVQRLRFTYPAIPIYARAKDLEHLLDLKKAGATDAVLENAEISLQLGSKLMKGFGVMSDDLA, from the exons ATGCTCTATCTCTGGTTCGCCTACTCTCGCCGCCACAACACGCATCAGACGCCGCCGCTCCCTGCGTCCGCCGCCGCTCCTCACATTCTCGGAGGAACGAACTATCAGTATCACCACCCTGTTAAATTTCGCAGAGAAAGAACGAGAACCAGAGCGACCCTTGATGACACTGAAATAGGACAACTTTCCTCAACCACACTTCTTGTTGAGGACGACAAACCCAGCAAG GCTGCTAAAAAAGCCGGCTTTCCAATTCACTATGGGGATGGATCACATCCTGCTGTTCTTCAGTCGGTCGGTATCTCTTCTCCAAAAGCTATTATGGTTATGTTCACCGGAAAGGAAAAGACAGCGGAAACTGTTCAGAGGCTACGGTTTACTTACCCTGCA ATCCCAATCTATGCCAGAGCTAAAGATCTTGAGCATCTTTTAGATCTGAAGAAAGCAGGTGCAACAGATGCCGTTTTGGAAAATGCAGAG ATTAGCTTACAGCTGGGTTCTAAGCTTATGAAAGGTTTCGGAGTGATGTCGGATGACCTAGCATAA